A single window of Ananas comosus cultivar F153 linkage group 17, ASM154086v1, whole genome shotgun sequence DNA harbors:
- the LOC109722695 gene encoding GEM-like protein 5, giving the protein MDPKNTATTGGAAPTPSPPPPATSGGGGGETTVPSAMWGTRQMGQPAAPTAHPGNQEAAAGQWRPRAADEEAPPYVLERQPVAHKPNASPMEHILDFFNSWTTKAEELASSIWLNLKTAPSKSEAALGKLSLTAKALTEGGFESLYKQTFPADPSERLKKTFACYLSTTTGPVAGTLYLSTHNLAFCSDRPLSFTAPSGQLAWSYYKVLIPLSKIAKVNPVTLKENPPERYVQVVTVDGHEFWFMGFISYEKAVKHLLDAASGSAAAAAQRSSPQPAVH; this is encoded by the exons ATGGATCCGAAGAACACCGCCACCACAGGAGGAGCAGCTCCTACaccgtcgccgccaccgcccgCGACaagcggtggcggtggcggtgagACGACGGTGCCGTCGGCGATGTGGGGGACGCGGCAGATGGGGCAGCCGGCGGCGCCGACGGCGCACCCGGGGAAccaggaggcggcggcggggcagTGGCGGCCGCGGGCGGCGGACGAGGAGGCGCCGCCCTACGTGCTGGAGCGGCAGCCGGTGGCGCACAAGCCCAACGCCAGCCCCATGGAGCACATCCTCGACTTCTTCAACTCCTGGACCACCAAGGCCGAGGAGCTCGCCTCCAGCATCTGGCTCAACT TGAAAACTGCGCCATCCAAATCGGAGGCGGCGCTCGGGAAGCTGAGCCTGACGGCGAAGGCCCTGACGGAGGGCGGGTTCGAGTCGCTGTACAAGCAGACGTTCCCGGCCGACCCGTCGGAGCGGCTGAAGAAGACATTCGCCTGCTACCTCTCGACGACGACTGGCCCGGTCGCGGGCACCCTCTACCTCTCCACTCACAACCTCGCATTTTGCAGCGATCGCCCTCTCTCCTTCACCGCCCCCTCCGGCCAGCTTGCCTGGAGCTACTACAAG GTTCTGATCCCGCTGTCGAAGATCGCGAAGGTGAATCCGGTGACGCTGAAGGAGAACCCGCCAGAGAGGTACGTGCAGGTGGTGACGGTGGACGGCCACGAGTTCTGGTTCATGGGGTTCATCAGCTACGAGAAGGCCGTGAAGCACCTGCTCGACGCCGCCTCAGGCTCTGCGGCCGCGGCGGCACAGAGGAGTTCTCCTCAGCCTGCAGTTCACTAA